AGGCTTTCGTTTTCCTGATACTCTTCATGTAGGGGTATTTGTAAGTGACGGGAAAAATTTCATTCTTGAAAACCTAAATCACGGATTTATCGGTTTTGGTGGCATACCTGGCTTTATTATTATAATTCTTTCTCCGACAGATTATGTCCTAAAATGCCTGGAAGCTCTTGTGGTCCATGAGTTTCATCACAATATACGCTTCCTGATAGAACCATGGCCTAAAGATATGAATATCTCTGTTGGTAAATATCTTCTCGATGAAGGAATGGCGGAGGCTTTTGCAGCAGAGTTATACAGTGAGAAATATATTGGACCTCAAACGATTGGATTATCGGAAGAAGAACTCTTAAAGGCAGGAGATATTATTTTGCCTCATATGGCAGAAAAAGGTTTTCAAAAAGCGAGCAGCTATTTATTTGGGGATGCGATGGCAGATGTATTTAATTATCCT
This DNA window, taken from Criblamydia sequanensis CRIB-18, encodes the following:
- a CDS encoding DUF2268 domain-containing putative Zn-dependent protease (predicted Zn-dependent protease with a strongly conserved HExxH motif) — its product is MKIEICNTLAILDEVKELDLEERQALWQGRVVSTFQPMTQIAPIDFVAMGACDINTKRSFYENSIDALLEGKIIDRIQAALEKALIAFKEKGGFRFPDTLHVGVFVSDGKNFILENLNHGFIGFGGIPGFIIIILSPTDYVLKCLEALVVHEFHHNIRFLIEPWPKDMNISVGKYLLDEGMAEAFAAELYSEKYIGPQTIGLSEEELLKAGDIILPHMAEKGFQKASSYLFGDAMADVFNYPKTGLPHGAGYAVGYWLIKTYLKKTGRDIFEATLEGSENILQEIGVVHS